In Ostrea edulis chromosome 4, xbOstEdul1.1, whole genome shotgun sequence, a single window of DNA contains:
- the LOC125669607 gene encoding ATP-dependent DNA helicase RecQ-like gives MSPEVVEGIRTRAFSILYMSPETLLNLESWKDMLLNSKVYKESVSLIAVDEAHIMESWGETFRPTFARLGELRSHFPSTPFLMLTATCTQHILRQITTRIYLPNLKIFTASPDRPNIYLECQRASDIFKDLHWLFEEVKEKGIKTRKTLIYVRSLSRRGCLYRNIIGHLKEHAFHEKKKTQQNSYIALYHAGMNSKELNYILHEISKQDSVIRIAICTIAFGMGINIPDIDIVIHWGACFSIMDY, from the exons ATGTCACCAGAAGTAGTGGAAG GAATCAGGACAAGGGCATTTTCTATCCTTTACATGTCTCCTGAGACTTTGCTGAATTTAGAGTCATGGAAAGACATGCTACTGAATTCTAAAGTTTATAAAGAGAGTGTCTCTCTTATAGCAGTAGACGAGGCACACATTATGGAGTCATG GGGTGAAACATTTAGACCTACATTTGCAAGACTTGGCGAGCTACGGTCCCATTTTCCAAGCACACCCTTTTTAATGTTAACTGCTACATGCACACAACATATCCTGAGGCAGATTACAACCAGGATCTACCTACCAAACTTGAAAATATTCACTGCATCTCCAGACAG GCCAAACATATACCTTGAGTGTCAAAGAGCCAGTGATATTTTCAAAGACCTTCACTGGCTATTTGAGGAGGTGAAGGAAAAGGGAATTAAAACGAGGAAGACTCTGATATATGTTAG aaGTTTAAGTCGACGTGGCTGCCTGTACAGAAACATAATAGGTCATTTGAAAGAGCATGCCTTCCATGAGAAAAAGAAGACCCAGCAGAACAGTTACATTGCACTATATCATGCTGGAATGAATTCCAAAGAATTGAACTATATTCTTcatgaaatttcaaaacaagACAGTGTCATCAGGATTGCCATATGCACCATTGCTTTTGGCATGGGCATAAACATTCCTGATATTGATATTGTAATTCATTGGGGTGCTTGTTTTTCTATAATGGACTACTGA